GGGAAATCCTCGGCGCTGGCGGCGGTCTTGCCCAGCTTGTCGACCACCGCCTTGCAGGCGGCAAAGGTCGCCTCGTCGGTGGCGATGCCCCGGATCAATTCCACCAGCTGCATCACCGGCACCGGGTTCATGAAATGGAACCCCATGAAACGCTCGGGCCGGTCGGTCCGGCTGGCCAGCCGGGTGATCGAGATCGACGAGGTGTTCGAGGTCAGGATGGTATGGGGCAGCAGATGCGGCTGCAGATCTTCAAAGATCGCCTGTTTCACCGCCTCGCGTTCGGTGGCGGCTTCGATCACCAGATCGGTCTGGCCCAGATCGGCCAGCGCCAGCGTGGTCGAGATCCGCGCCATTGCCGCTTCCATATCCGCCTCGCTGATCTTGCCGCGCCCGGCCTGACGGGCCAGGTTGCCGCGCACGGTCGACAACGCCGCGTCCAGCGCCTGCTGGCTGATATCGGTGAGCAGCACGTCATATCCTGCCAGCGCCATCACATGGGCGATCCCGTTGCCCATCTGGCCCGCGCCGATCACTCCGACCTTTTGAATTTCCATCGCCGTATCTGCCCTTCGCATGAGGTTGCCGCGACCTTATCGGCAGGGTGGGGGCGGCGGCAAGAGGGGCTGGCCCGGACAATTCGCTTCAAATCCGCGCATTAGCCGAATCGCAACGCTTGCGGCGGCAAAGTGACCATTGGGTGAAAAATCGAAATGGTGGGAGCCATGAGTTATGAATTGCCGGGCGCGGGGGCGCCCGAGGCCGCGACCTGTCGCTATGGCCTGTCAAAGCTGCGCTTTCGGGGTCCGGTTCGGGAGTTGAACGCGCCTTATGTGGCCTGTATCGGCAGCACCGAGACATTCGGGCGCTTCGTGCCCGATCCCTATCCGGCGTTGCTGGAACAGCGCCTTGGGGAGGCCTGTGTCAACCTTGGCAGTATCAACAGCGGGCTCGACGCCATTCTGCTTGACCCGGAACTGGCGCGTCTGGCCCAGGCGGCGGAGTTCTGCGTGCTGCAGGTTCCCGGGGCGCAGAACCTGTCGAACCGGCTCTACCGGGTACATCCACGCCGCAATGACCGGTTCCTCGAAGCCTCGCCCATGCTGGCGGCGCTGTATGACGAGGTGGATTTTACCGAGTTCCATTTCAACAAGCACCTGCTGGGACGTCTGTACGAGATTTCGGCAGAGCGGTTCACCGTTGTCCGCGCAGAGTTGCAGCAGGCCTGGCAGGCGCGGATGCGCAGTGCCGTCGACGTGCTGGGCAGCCGGGTGGTCCTGCTCTGGCTGCGCTATCGTCACCAGCGCCCCGACGATCCGGCCGAGGCGCTGGGCCCCGAGCCGCTGATGGTGACGCCCAAGATGGTGGCCGGCCTGGCATCAAGGGTGCGCGCCACGGTCGAGGTGCCGGTACAGATGGCGGGTCAGTCCGACGAGTTGGGAGATATGATCTTCGGCATGTTGCAGGAACCGGCGGCCGAACATTCCATCGGGCCGGTGATGCACCAGGTGATCGCCGACCGCCTGTATCGCGCGCTTCAGGACATCGACACGTAAAAGGCCCGCCAACGGGCGGGCCTTGCGAGATTTTTCGTCGAAAAATCTTGTCCCCGGCCTCAGCCGAGCTTTTCGGTCAATTCCGGAACCGCCTGGAACAGGTCGGCGACCAGTCCGAAATCGGCGACCTGGAAGATCGGTGCCTCTTCGTCCTTGTTGATCGCGACGATGATCTTGGAGTCCTTCATGCCGGCCAGGTGCTGGATCGCACCCGAGATACCCACCGCGACATAGAGGTTGGGCGCCACGACCTTGCCGGTCTGGCCAACCTGCCAGTCGTTGGGGGCGTAGCCCGAGTCGACCGCCGCACGCGAGGCGCCAACCGCGGCGCCCAGCTTGTCGGCCAGGGCCTCGATCAGCTTGAAGTCCGCTTCCGAGCCCACGCCACGGCCGCCCGACACCACGATACCTGCCGAGGTCAGCTCGGGACGGTCAGAGGCAGCCACCTTGTCCTCGACCCATTCGCTGAGGCCGGGATTGTCGCCGACCGAGATGGTTTCGACCGGGGCCGCGCCACCTTCGCCAGCGGCGTCAAAGGTCGAGGTGCGGAAGGTGATGACCTTCTTGGCGTCCTTCGACTTGACGGTCTGCACCGCGTTGCCGGCATAGATCGGGCGCTCGAAGGTCGAGCCGTCGACCACACCCGACACATCCGACAGCACCATCACGTCCAGCAGCGCGGCCACGCGCGGCATCACGTTCTTGGCGTCGGTGGTCGCGGGGGCAACGATATGCTCGTAGCCATCGGCGAGGCCGACGATCAGCGCGGCGGTCGCTTCGGCCAGGCGATGACCCAGCGAGGCATCCTCGGCGACCAGCACCTTGGAGACGCCGTCGATCTTGGCGGCGGCTTCACCGGCTGCGGCGGCGGATGCACCAGCGGCCAGCACGGTCACGTCACCCAGGGCCTTGGCGGCGCTCACCGCCTTGGCGGTTGCGTCCAGCGCCAGTTCGCCACCGGTCACTTCGGCAAGGAGAAGAACAGCCATTACACAGCCCCCGCTTCTTTGAGTTTCGCGACCAGCTCGTCGACCGAGCCCACCACGATGCCAGCGGCACGTGCCGGCGGCTCTTCGGTCTTGACGATTTCCAGGCGCGGGCTGACATCGACGCCGTAATCGGCAGCGGTCTTTTCATCCAGCGGCTTCTTCTTCGCCTTCATGATGTTGGGCAGCGAGGCATAACGCGGCTCGTTCAGGCGCAGGTCGACGGTGATGATGGCGGGCATCTTCACCTTGATGGTCTGCAGGCCGCCGTCCACCTCGCGGGTGACCAGCGCGTGATCGCCCTCGACATTCAGTTCCGAGGCAAAGGTGCCCTGGCTCCAGCCCAGCAGCGCGGACAGCATCTGGCCGGTGGCGTTCATGTCGTTGTCGATGGCCTGCTTGCCGGCCAGAACGATGCCCGGCTGTTCTTCCTCGACGATCTTGGCCAGGATCTTGGCAACCGCCAGCGGCTCGATGTCCTGATGCACATCATCGGCGGCAACCACCAGGATGGCGCGGTCGGCGCCCATCGCCAGCGCGGTGCGCAGGGTTTCCTGCGCCTGCTTGACGCCGATCGAGACCACGACGATCTCTTCGGCCTTGCCGGCTTCCTTCAGGCGGATGGCCTCTTCGACGGCAATCTCGTCAAAGGGGTTCATCGACATCTTCACATTGGCGAGATCGACACCCGATCCGTCCGCTTTCACACGAACCTTCACGTTGTAGTCGATCACGCGCTTGACGGGTACAAGGACCT
The window above is part of the Ruegeria pomeroyi DSS-3 genome. Proteins encoded here:
- a CDS encoding 3-hydroxybutyryl-CoA dehydrogenase; amino-acid sequence: MEIQKVGVIGAGQMGNGIAHVMALAGYDVLLTDISQQALDAALSTVRGNLARQAGRGKISEADMEAAMARISTTLALADLGQTDLVIEAATEREAVKQAIFEDLQPHLLPHTILTSNTSSISITRLASRTDRPERFMGFHFMNPVPVMQLVELIRGIATDEATFAACKAVVDKLGKTAASAEDFPAFIVNRILMPMINEAVYTLYEGVGNVRSIDESMKLGANHPMGPLELADFIGLDTCLAIMNVLHDGLADTKYRPCPLLTKYVEAGWLGRKTQRGFYDYRGEVPVPTR
- a CDS encoding electron transfer flavoprotein subunit beta/FixA family protein, translating into MKVLVPVKRVIDYNVKVRVKADGSGVDLANVKMSMNPFDEIAVEEAIRLKEAGKAEEIVVVSIGVKQAQETLRTALAMGADRAILVVAADDVHQDIEPLAVAKILAKIVEEEQPGIVLAGKQAIDNDMNATGQMLSALLGWSQGTFASELNVEGDHALVTREVDGGLQTIKVKMPAIITVDLRLNEPRYASLPNIMKAKKKPLDEKTAADYGVDVSPRLEIVKTEEPPARAAGIVVGSVDELVAKLKEAGAV
- a CDS encoding electron transfer flavoprotein subunit alpha/FixB family protein, which gives rise to MAVLLLAEVTGGELALDATAKAVSAAKALGDVTVLAAGASAAAAGEAAAKIDGVSKVLVAEDASLGHRLAEATAALIVGLADGYEHIVAPATTDAKNVMPRVAALLDVMVLSDVSGVVDGSTFERPIYAGNAVQTVKSKDAKKVITFRTSTFDAAGEGGAAPVETISVGDNPGLSEWVEDKVAASDRPELTSAGIVVSGGRGVGSEADFKLIEALADKLGAAVGASRAAVDSGYAPNDWQVGQTGKVVAPNLYVAVGISGAIQHLAGMKDSKIIVAINKDEEAPIFQVADFGLVADLFQAVPELTEKLG
- a CDS encoding DUF6473 family protein; this translates as MSYELPGAGAPEAATCRYGLSKLRFRGPVRELNAPYVACIGSTETFGRFVPDPYPALLEQRLGEACVNLGSINSGLDAILLDPELARLAQAAEFCVLQVPGAQNLSNRLYRVHPRRNDRFLEASPMLAALYDEVDFTEFHFNKHLLGRLYEISAERFTVVRAELQQAWQARMRSAVDVLGSRVVLLWLRYRHQRPDDPAEALGPEPLMVTPKMVAGLASRVRATVEVPVQMAGQSDELGDMIFGMLQEPAAEHSIGPVMHQVIADRLYRALQDIDT